One part of the Desulfonema ishimotonii genome encodes these proteins:
- the nfi gene encoding deoxyribonuclease V (cleaves DNA at apurinic or apyrimidinic sites): MAPPSHPWNLSPSEAIALQKELAARVICRGTPENVKTVAGVDVSFGGEMARAAAVVLGFPDLEVTDHAVVTRPVTFPYIPGLFTFREGPVAVAAIEQLAKRPDLIIFDGQGLAHPRRLGIASHMGLLLDLPTIGCAKTRLCGTFDPPGPEKGSWSPLIHRGEVIGAAVRTRTNVRPVFVSPGHLLDLPSAIRFVLACCRKYRLPETTRQADHVAGGGGIRDPSAGPRTPSGRPRP, translated from the coding sequence ATGGCCCCTCCCTCACATCCCTGGAATCTCTCCCCGTCTGAGGCGATTGCCCTTCAGAAAGAACTGGCGGCCCGGGTGATCTGCCGGGGCACGCCTGAAAATGTAAAGACCGTGGCGGGTGTTGACGTGAGCTTTGGCGGGGAGATGGCGCGGGCCGCTGCCGTGGTCCTCGGCTTTCCCGATCTTGAGGTCACGGATCATGCGGTTGTGACCCGGCCCGTGACATTTCCCTATATCCCCGGCCTGTTCACCTTCCGGGAGGGGCCGGTGGCGGTGGCGGCCATAGAACAGCTTGCGAAACGGCCCGACCTGATCATCTTTGACGGCCAGGGGCTTGCCCATCCCCGGCGGCTGGGGATTGCCAGCCACATGGGCCTGCTCCTGGATCTGCCGACCATCGGATGCGCCAAGACCCGCCTGTGCGGCACGTTTGACCCGCCGGGGCCGGAAAAAGGAAGCTGGTCGCCTCTGATCCACAGGGGCGAGGTGATCGGCGCTGCCGTGCGGACCCGGACAAATGTCAGGCCGGTTTTTGTCTCGCCGGGGCATCTTCTGGACCTGCCCTCGGCCATCCGCTTCGTACTCGCCTGCTGCCGGAAATACCGCCTCCCGGAGACGACCCGGCAGGCGGATCATGTGGCCGGCGGAGGCGGGATCAGAGATCCGTCAGCAGGGCCTCGTACTCCTTCCGGGCGGCCTCGTCCATAG